Within the Fibrobacter sp. UWR4 genome, the region TGATTGGATAATTTGATTCCGTAGGTCTTTTCCATGTAGAAACTGGCGCGAGCGACAATGCCTCTGGCTTCTTCGCGGGGTTGAGCCTTTTTTCCCTTGAAGTCGATGATAGTCTTGCAATTGCCGTACATGGGCTCGGGATTGTTGGTCCATTGGCTGTACATAAAGTTGTTGCGGTCTCCGTTCACTTCCCCGATAGCGGGGTACAGGTTGTGCATGTCCCCTTCCATAATCTTGAAGGTGGTGTCATTAGCGCTGCAGTTCTTTCGGCCACCGTCTTTCCAGCATGACAGAAAATGACCCATATTGTGGGCTGTTACCATGTGCTCCCACTCGATACGCTCTGCCCGCTTGAAACTTTTGCGGTTGGGATTTTCCCTAGGCTTGAAGTCACAGCTGCTGAAGTCCACGTTTTTCTTGTCATCGTACCTGCAGCCGCAATACAGGGTTTCCTGCAGTTCACCGTAGTACACTCGACGCATCTGCTTACTGGCGTCACGATAATTGTAGTGTTGGGGTGCTGCTGTGGGATCCACTTTTGCGAAGCAGACCAAAGATAAAACCAAAAGTGCTAGGACTATGAAAAAACGTTGTTTCATGGACCGACCTGATATATAAAACGATGTATGTGAAAACTAGTATTTTTTTGAATATTGCTACATTTAAACTATGCAAAACGCTGGAATGGAATACTTGAATTCCCGACTGATGTTCGGGATGATGCCGGGGCTGGAATCTACACGTAAGCTGTGCGAAGCTCTTGGAAATCCTCAGGAAAAGTTTAAGACCATCCATGTGGTGGGAACCAATGGAAAGGGCTCTACCAGCTATTATCTGTCCGGAATCTTAAAGGCCCATGGATTTAAGACAGCCCTTTACACAAGCCCCCATCTGGTAAGCCTGCGTGAACGAATCCGTATAGACGATGTCCCTATTTCCGATGAGGATCTGGACCGCTATCTTTTGCAGGTGAAGGATGCCGCCCACAAGGTAAATTCCGCCGGCGCATCCATCGAACCTACGTTCTTTGAAGTCTTGACTCTGGTGGCTTTCCTCCATTATGCAAATTCCGGCGTGGATGTTGCCGTACTGGAAGCAGGGATGGGCGGCCGCCTGGACAGTACTGCGGTTGCAAATGGCGATGTGGCCGTTGTTACTAGCATTGGCCTGGAACATACGGAAGTGTTGGGCCCCACGGAATCTGCCATCCTGAAAGAAAAGATGGCCGTACTTGGGGAAGGCTCTCTTACTGGGAAGACATTCGTTGTTGGCGGCCTTTCACAGGAATTGCTTTCCGAAGCCCGTCAATTTGCTGCAGAACGTGGTGCGGCATTTGTGACTCCGGAAATCCGTAAAGACGTTGTACTTCCCAATTTAGGGCAGCACTACGTGGAAAATGCAAGCCTCTCCTTGGTGGTGGCAAAGCTGTTTGTTGGCCCCTCCTACGATGATGCTCTGGCGATCCGCGTGTTGGCTAGTCGCAGTTGGGCTGGCCGCATGCAGACTCTTGCGGATTCGTCCGGAAAAGTCCGTTACATTCTGGATGGCGCCCACAATTCCCATGCGGTGAAACGCCTGGTGGAAACTCTGGATAAGTACTATCCCCAGCAGAAATTCCATTGCGTATTTGGCGCTCTGAAGGACAAGGACGTAGGGGAAATGCTGAAGCTGATGGCGCCTCACGTTAGCCATTGGCACATCACGAAAACGCCTTATCCAAGATTCCGCGAGCTGGATGACCTGCGGGGGTTACTTGCCGGTCTTGGTCTGAATGTTGCAAGCGAAGGCGAATTAAGCAGGTCGTATCTGGATCTGGTACAGGCCGAAGCTGGTGAAGTCCCTGTGCTGATTACAGGCAGTCTCTATATGATCGGGGAAACAGTTCAGTCCCTGAAGAAGGATTATGAAG harbors:
- a CDS encoding endonuclease, with product MVLSLVCFAKVDPTAAPQHYNYRDASKQMRRVYYGELQETLYCGCRYDDKKNVDFSSCDFKPRENPNRKSFKRAERIEWEHMVTAHNMGHFLSCWKDGGRKNCSANDTTFKIMEGDMHNLYPAIGEVNGDRNNFMYSQWTNNPEPMYGNCKTIIDFKGKKAQPREEARGIVARASFYMEKTYGIKLSNQDRKLFEAWDKMYPVTEKECERDRRIFKVQGDHNPFVHDKCKQ
- a CDS encoding folylpolyglutamate synthase/dihydrofolate synthase family protein, yielding MQNAGMEYLNSRLMFGMMPGLESTRKLCEALGNPQEKFKTIHVVGTNGKGSTSYYLSGILKAHGFKTALYTSPHLVSLRERIRIDDVPISDEDLDRYLLQVKDAAHKVNSAGASIEPTFFEVLTLVAFLHYANSGVDVAVLEAGMGGRLDSTAVANGDVAVVTSIGLEHTEVLGPTESAILKEKMAVLGEGSLTGKTFVVGGLSQELLSEARQFAAERGAAFVTPEIRKDVVLPNLGQHYVENASLSLVVAKLFVGPSYDDALAIRVLASRSWAGRMQTLADSSGKVRYILDGAHNSHAVKRLVETLDKYYPQQKFHCVFGALKDKDVGEMLKLMAPHVSHWHITKTPYPRFRELDDLRGLLAGLGLNVASEGELSRSYLDLVQAEAGEVPVLITGSLYMIGETVQSLKKDYEGLAFFRGLDQTTNEHR